TCGCCACCTGATACCCTTTTTGGGGGAACAGCCCAACTCAGGATAGGATGCCAAAGCGGCTAGCGCATGACCCGGTAGTTCGACTTCGGGAACGATTGTGATGTAGCGTGAAGCGGCATACCGAACTACCTCGCGAATATCGTCCTGCGTATAATACCCACCATAGGGTTTGCTGTCGAACACCTGCGGATCGTACTCGTCGTAGTGTCCTACAATGGTCTCGCTCCGGTGCGACCCAATCTGCGTCAGTTTCGGATGCTTTTTAATTTCAATGCGCCAACCCTGGTCATCTGTCAAATGCCAGTGGAAGGTATTGAACTTGTGGAGCGCCATCAGATCGATGTATTTTTTGAGAAAATCCACCGAAAAGAAGTGTCGCCCTACATCCAGATGCATGCCCCGATACGAATAGCGCGGTTTGTCCTGAATGCGGCAGGCAGGCACAGACAGTGTAAGGAGCATAGGGGCTTGAGCTGAAGGATTGTCTTCCAGTAAACTCCCTATGCCCTTAGCGCCAGATCCCTTGCTTAATACAATCGGTGGAAGTAGCTGATATAGCGTCTGTATGGCATAGAAAAAACCTTTAGGGGAGGCTGCCTGGATTGTAATCTGCCTGGGGGTAATGTCGAGATGATAGCCTTCCTGGCCCATCGTACTATCGCGAAGGGGTAGGAGTTGGATGAGATTCGTGCCTAAAGTCTGCCCTGGCAAGGTAATCTGCGCCGTTAACTTTACTCCAACGCTAATGCCCGTACTTCGACTGATCTGGTGAGCGAACTGGTCTGCAATCGACTTCAATTCTGTATCCGTAGTCGGTACTACAATCGTGGTTGTGTGATCGATGATGAACTCGCCTGCCTGGGGTTCTAACTGGGCTGGTTGGGGGATAATTGTGTACCGATCGGTCGTTTGGCAAAAGGTGGGAGACCCGAGAAAATACAACACAACAAGTACTAAAAAGCGGGTAATCATAATTGAATTTCACGAATTGAGGCTAAAATGTTGTTTTTCTTAGCCCACATTTGTACTTTTACGAACACAATGGCCAGCCGCCACCCGTTGGCCAGATTTTTCGGCGTTTTTCCGCCTTCTATTAGACAGCTACTGGGCCTCCCAGTCTCCTACTACTGACTCAACGAATTCAACGATTGGTTCTTTTATAACGATCGTTTCTTGAAAATACGTTAGCACTGTTCAGCAAAGAGTTTTTAATGCGGCTGCTGAATGAGTGGGTTGTTGCACGGAAGTATAAAGCCGCGTATGTATCGAGTGCCGTTCAGGCTGAGCGGCTGAGTAGGTATCCATCATAACCCATAGTTGTTAATGGCGAAACTATCCCTGATAGTGGCGGCTGGACTTGTCGGCGTCACGTTAACGTTTTCATCGGCAGTTGCCCAAACTAACTCACTACTTGCCCTAAATGTTGCTGCGCCTGTAAAAGCGCTGGCTACTCACCTGAAAGGGTCCAGCATCGATGAAAACCCGGTCCATTTTTGTGGGGAAATTATTCCAACCAATCAACCTGCCATTGTACAGCGCTGGATTCGGACGCTGAACCAGCAAGCTTCTTATGCTGAAGATCTCACTATATTAAAACGACGGGCGGCCGTTGTGTTTCCCCTCATTGAGCCTATTCTGAAGCAATACCGGATTCCATCTGATTTTAAGTTTCTTCCCTTGCTTGAGAGTGCTGTTACCAACCACGCCGTGTCGCGGAAAGGGGCGGCCGGTTTTTGGCAGTTGATGCCCCAAACGGCCCAGTCGCTTGGCTTAAGTGTATCGCATCGGCGTGATGAACGGTTCAATCTGGTCAAAGCGACTCACGCAGCCTGTCGGTATATCAATGATTTATACGACCAGTTGGGCTCCTGGATGCTGGTTGCTACAGCCTATAATGCGGGGCCTAATTACATCCAGCAGCTCAGCCGCCAGCACCCCAACGTGCACCCCATGGCGTTGCCGTATCGCGCTGCCGAAACGAAAGCGTATTTGTATCAGACAGTTGCTATTAAGGAACTCCTTACCCGACCGCAAAATTATCGGGATCGCTTAAGTAGTCGGCATTTGGCTGCTCTTAGCGATGGTCTGGAAGCTATTGCATCGGCCGAGCGGGCAACTATCTTGTCTTCGTTTGATATTGATGAAAAAACGTTTGAAAGTCTGGCGTCCAATCGATTGTCAACGACTGGTGAAGATGATGGCCCCGTGTTCGTGACTGATTCAACAACCAACGTTGTACTATTGACTGACGACGAAGAACCAGAAACTGACCTAAAACCTGAAACATCGGAAACAACAGAACAACCCGTTGCATCTGCCGGGAAAATAGTGTCACCATCGACGTCTGTTATCCGGTTGGTGACCCGGAGCCTGAGCGAAGGCCCATTAACAGAAGGGCAACTCTGTATGTTTCAGGTGGTCCAGCCTGTTACGCTCAATGGCCGCACTTTTGCCGTTGGCGATCTGATTCAGGCGCATATCGAGATCATTGATCCGGGCTCGGGTCGGGTTTTTCTTCGCACCGACCGCTTGACTTCCGCTCAAACTCAGCAGGTTTCTCCCCTAAAACTGGTCGCTACTGAACAGCCCAAACAACCCGGTGTGTCCCGCCCATCCCGGCTGGATGGCTGGCAATTGACGTGGGAGGAATTGTAATGATTGAATGATTGAGTTGTTGAATGATTGAATAGCGGACGAATACCCTATTCAATCATTCAACAACTCAATCATTCAATACTTTCGGTCCTAGTTTGTTGATTTCGGATACGTAGGCTTCGCTGGTGATACCGACCGATAAGAAGGCTTGTTGCATGGCGGCACCGATCTGTTCGGCCGTTTGTGCATCCCGGCTGAGGGCAAACATCGAAGGGCCTGAACCAGAAATACTACAGCCTAATGCACCATTATCCAGAGCTGCCTGTTTGGCCTCGTTAAATTCAGGAATCAGAATGGAACGTACCGGCTCAATAATCACATCGACCAGTGAGCGGCTGATTAGGTCGTAATCCGGGGTCATCAAACCCGCGATTAGTCCGGCTACATTACCCATCTGGGTTATGGTATTTTTTAGCGAAACCTCATTCTTCAGAATGAATCGGGCGTCTTTCGTATTGACCTCAATGTCAGGATGAACGAGTGTGCAATATAAGTTGGCCGGGGTATCGATCCGAATGACATCCAGGGGCTGATAGCTGCGAACAACTACAAAACCACCCAGCAAGGAAGGACCAACATTGTCGGCATGGGCTGATCCGCAGGCAATTCGTTCGCCTTCCATCGCAAAGGGCAGCAGTTTCATAACAGGTAGCGGCCGCCCAAGAAGTTCGTTGACCGCAAACACACCGGCTACCGCACTGGCTGCACTAGAACCGAGCCCACTACCGAGTGGCATTTGTTTATGCAGCACAATATCGAGGCCGAGATCGGTTCGGTTGATATGGTTGAGGTAGGTCTGTATCGAAATGCCAGCTGTGTTGCGGCTCGCTTCACGCGGTAAACGACCTTCATCACCCAGAATATCGGTAATTCGAACGCCGGGTTCCTCGCTAATAGTAAGGGTAATTTGATCGCCGGGGTTATCAACAGCAAATCCAAAAATATCGAACCCGCAGGCCACATTGGCCACCGTAGCGGGAGCAAACACACGAATAGAATCCACGATAGAAGAATCAACGAAGCGCAAAGGTAAGCATTTGCCCCAAAAATCAAGGTTTGTGGCTTTTTGGGTTGCGTACCAATTCGTTAGTGGATGAGGATGACCCCAAATCAGGCATTCTATTTGATTCGTAAAAAGCCTAAATGGCAGCCTTCATAGCAAGACTGATATAAGCGGAGCGTATCGCCGTTTAAGACAATCCGTTCACTATAGTTGGCCGTACTAGGCAAAAATCGGATAAGAATTTCGCTCCCGGTTGTGTCGATTCGGAACTGGCTGAATGGCTGATAATTGATCAGACCACTGCCCTGAACCTGTAAATGCCCATTGGCCGAAAACGTTAGTGTCTGCGCTGGTTTAGCAGGAATCTGATCGATATAATAACCTGCCCCAGGTGAGTAGCCTCGTTCAAACCATTGCCAGGTTCCGGGCAGGCCCTGCCCAGCTACAGGAGTAATTGGGTCGTCGGGAATTATATCTTCTGACAATTGGCATTGGGTTAGGCAGAAAAGCAGTAAGAGGGAGAGCAAACGATTCATAACGCTTCGAATTTCTAATAAGATTCGATTGGTTCGCTATTGGTTGGAAGCTCTCAGGCTGCGTATAAGGGTTATTACTTATGATTTGCCCAGTTAATCGACTGATTTATAATGTTTTATCATTGGATAGTTTTGGATTAATTTTTTATTTAAGCTGCCACATTATTCTACTTGCTCGCGTAAAGTTTTTACAGAACCTAAAATGAAGTACTGATTTATTTCCTAAACGATACGTCAATGAAGAAATTAATTGTATCAGGCTGTGTAGTGACCGCTTTGCTGGTTGGGTATGCCTGCACCAAAAGCTCGGATCTGTCGCCCGATTCGACGAGTGCGGCCCGCACTCGTGCTACGACCAGTGGAACGGCTACAGGCCCTCATTCGGGTACCGATACGCCCCCACATAGCGGTACGGATGGGCATGGTCCCGGTAGGCCCCACCCTCCGCATAGTGGCACGGCTACTCCCCCCACTTCAGGCACCGATACACCTCCTCACAGTGGTACGAATGGCCCACCGCATAGTGGTACAGCCACCCCGCCCGCTAGTGGAACCGGTGGACCGGGCCACCCACCTCATGGCCCCAAACATGGCTAGTTAATTCGTTTAAAAAAACAGCCTGACTCAACATGAGTCAGGCTGTTTTTTTAAACGAATTGCCCCGAGTTATTCACCAAACAACTGGTTCCAAACACTTTTGGCTTTTTCTTTGGCAACTTCGATCTGGAGAGCAGCTTCAGCCTTTAGTTCATCCAGCTTAGCCTGAGCGGCCTCGAGTTGTACGGCGGCATCAGCTTTCAACTCATCGAATTTGTCTTCGGCTGCGTCCGATAGTTCATCGGCCTTGGCCGAGGCAGCGGCAAAAACGGTTTCGGCCTGAGCCTGTAAATTAGCCAGATTTTCGGCTGTCGACGCTTTGGCGGCTTCAAAATGCTCCGTTGCCTTGGCTTTGATCCCTTCGATGTCAATGTCTTTGCCAAATTCCTGGGCCTGAGCCACCAGTTTATCTTTCAGTTCGTCGAGCTGGGCAGCCGTGGCATCGAGGTGCTGGCTGGCTTCTGTTTTGAACGCTTCTAGCTTTTCAGCGGCTGTTGCTTTAGCGGCCTGTGCCTGCTCGGTAGCCTTAGCCTTATCATTCGTATCCATAGGATGTTTTGTGGGATGTTGGTAATGGGCGAAAGTTGACGAGAAACAAGAGGAAAAGCAAGGAGAAGAGGGAGGAAAGGAGATAGGGCAGGAGAGGAAGAAATGAGGAGGGATAAAAGGCGTTAGTAACGGCCTTTCCATCCTTTCTTCTTTAGCCTAATCGTCTTACGATTAAATTATTAACTAATTCGAACAGACCAGCGGGTTTGAGGGTACGCCAGTTGGCAATGTCGAGCGTACCACCGAAGTTGATATAGTAATCGAGATGGTATTTTTTCCATTCACGTTCAATGAACTCCGGCGAATGAATGGCCGCAATCCAGCCGTCTTCCACATCTTCGAACCACTCCTCGTAATAGCTGTCGTCGGAGCCGTGGAAGTTGAGGATATTTTCTGTGACGAGAATAAAATACTTAATTCCCTCATCGACAAGCGGATCGACCACCTGGCGTTTCAAATACATGATATCGTTGTGTAAGGTGTCGTTCCATTCGCCAAACAGTTCGATAACCACAAATTCACGGTCGTAATTGGCGAACAGAATCTTGCAATACAGCGTTTCGGAGCCTATTTCATCCCATAGTGGGTGGATGTAATAGCCGTAAATCGTGTTCTCGTATTGCTGCATATTGTACTCACGCTCGTGAAACGGCGAACGGTCGTCTTCCGAAGCATTGTAGTACTTTTCCCAACCATAAAAAGGCTCAATGTCTTGCATTTTTTAAAGAGCGAATGAGTGAAAGAGTGGATGAGTGGGTCGCAGAAGAGCTTTCACTCATTCGCTCATTCGCTCGTCCACTCTTTAAATCGGTAACTCAATTTACAACGAATTGGTTGACTGAATCGCGTATTTTGCAGGATATGGAAAAGTTGTTTTGCCAACTCGGCGTATTGGTTAAGCTTACGCCAGAAGCGCAGGCCGCGTTAGGACGCTTATTCACTCCTGAGGCCATCGCCAAACATGATTTCTTTGTACGCGCTGGCGACACCACCCATAGCGTCGCCTTTGTCATGAGTGGGATCTTTCGCTGTTTCGCTACGTCGCCTGATGGTGTCGAATACAACAAAACGTTTTTCATCGAAAATGATCTGATGGGCATTTATTATGCTCTGTTGCTTAATCGCCCAAGTCCGTTGTCAGTCCAGGCCTTAACTCCTTGTTCGGTATTGATAGCCGATTTTCGACAGATTGAAGCGTTGTACGATGAACACCCAACCCTGGAACGACTGGCTCGTAAGCAAGCCGAACACCTGTTTCTGATTAAAGAACAGCGCGAAATCGATCTGGTCATGCTGGATGCCAAAGCGCGTTACGAAAAATTTCAGCGCAATTTTCCTGCAATCGAACAGGCCGTTCCGCAGTACCACATTGCCTCGCATCTGGGCATTACACCAACGCAGCTAAGCCGAATCCGGGCTGATCGGTAAACGCATTTCTTTACCTATGTAAATGTCTGGCTAATTAACGGACGCTTGTTTTGTCGTAACCAATCAAAACCTTGTTTATGACAACATACACCATCTCCGTTCTGTACCGGGCCTTACCGGCCTGGTTGAAACTAACACGCGCAGAGCGTAATGCTATTTTTACGGCCGAAGTAACGCCTGTGCTGGCTAAGTACCAGTCGCAGGTGACGACTCGCTTATTTGATGCTGAGGCCTTTCACGCTCGTGTGTCGGACGTGCTACTAATTTCCTGTATGGATTTACGCCACTACTATTTTCTGATAGAGTCCCTACGCGATACGTCACTGTTTGGGGAACCCTACATTGAACTGATCGATGTGATTGTGTCGGTCGAAGACGGTTTTCGGGAATTTGAAGCCAGCCAGCCACGCCATGAAACTAACCAATAAGACTATCCTCATTACGGGCGGAACGTCGGGGGTAGGGCTGGCGCTTCTGCATAGCCTGTATGGCCGGGGAAATCGACTTATAGTTATTGGACGAAACGAAAAACGAATGGCTGAACTGCGCGACGGGTATCCAGCTGTGACGTTTATTCGGTGCAACCTGGCAGTGTCTTCGGAGGTAGCGGACCTGATTCAAACGGTTCAGGAGCGTTTTCCAGACTGCTCGGTTTTGATCAATAACGCAGGGATACAATTCAATTACCTCCTCGGCGACGACGCTTTGGGACAGTCACGGATTGGTAGTGAAATCCAGATCAATCTGACGACTGCTATTCAACTCTGCGATGCCTTGCTTCCTCAGTTACGTCAGCAGCCCGAAGCCGCTATTGTAAACATCACGTCGGGATTAGGTATTTCGCCCAAACGGTCGGCTCCGGTTTATTCGGCTACAAAAGCGGGTTTGCAGGTATTCACGAAAGCCTTACGGTATCAGTTAGAAGATTCAACGGTGCAGGTTGTCGATGTTGTGCTTCCGCTGGTCGATACGCCCATGACTACCGGACGAGGCAGAGGAAAGATTTCGCCCGAACAAGTCGCAGATGAACTGATTCGGGGGGTAGAACATGGACGGAAGGTCGTGAATGTTGGGAGGGTTAAGTTGTTTCGAATTATTCACCGCCTGGTTCCCGGACTTGCCGACCGGATGCTGAAAAATGGCTGATGAATGCCTGTTCCGCGTAGCTTTACAGCATGAAATCGCTCAGTAAGACTATTCTGATAACGGGAGTATCGACTGGTATTGGCTATGGAGCCGCCAAACACTTCATCGAACGTGGGTACACGGTGTTCGGAAGTGTTCGTAACGCGCAGGATGGCGACCGGCTGAAGGCTGAATTTGGCTCTCCGTTTGAACCGCTCGTATTCGATGTGACCGATTCTGAAGCCGTCTCGAACGCTGCTGATTACCTGACCCAACGACTGGCGGGTAGCGGCCTGGGTGGGTTGGTCAATAATGCGGGCGTTGCTTTTGGTGGGCCTGTACAGTACCAGCCGATGGATGTTTTCAGGCAGCATTTTGATGTCAACGTGGTTGGTCTGGTGCAGGTAACACAGGCCTTTCTGCCCCTGCTGGGCGCTCGGCCCGACCACCCCGTTCAACCTGGTCGTATTCTGAATATCAGTTCGGTAAACGGGGAAGTGGCGATTCCTTTTATGAGCGCGTACGTGGGATCGAAGTTTGCCGTCGAAGGGTTTTCGCATAGTCTGCGCCGGGAACTGGCTTTGTTTGGGATCAAGGTGATCATTGTCGGCCCTGGTGCGGTAAAAACGCCCATTTGGAGTAAAGGAACGGATATGCGTGCTTATCAGGCTACACCCTATTATCCGGCCATGCAATGGTTTTTGAAGCAGGTCGAAACCTCCGAAGCGAATGGTTTTTCGGTCGATTACCTGGGTGAACGTATCGTAGCTATTCATGAAGCGGCACGGCCTAAAATCCGCTATGCCATTGTACCGAATAAATTGATAGGCTGGCTAATACCCCGGCTCCCTGCTCGACTTGTAGACTGGATTGTGGAGCGCATAAGCGGACTGAAAAAATAATACATATCCAACTACCCATATGCTGAAACCTGCCTTTCAAAAAGACAATGCCCTATTGGCCGATATTGAAATCGCTCGTGAGCAACCCGATGCCCTACATATCTGGTGGCTTGGCCAAAGCGGCTTTCTCCTTCAATATGCCGGTAAGCAGTTGTTGTTCGACCCCTATCTATCGGATTCCTTAAGCCGCAAATATGCCAATACCGATAAGCCGCATGTTCGTATTTCGGAGTTGGTTATAAAACCAGACATGCTGACGGGTGTCAATGTGGTAACATCGAGCCATAACCATACCGATCACCTCGATGCTGAAACGCTGCTTCCATTAATTCAGGCAAATCCGGCGATTCAACTGGTTATTCCTGAAGCGAATCGAGCCTTCATTGCCGACCGGCTTCAATGTGATGTGGCCTGGCCTATTGGCCTGATCGATGGACAGTCGGTCTCGGTCGAAGGGTTTGTCCTTCATGGGGTTCCGGCTGCGCATAACGAACTCGAACGGGATATTGAAGGGCGTCCTAAGTTCATGGGGTATGTGGTTGAAATTGGGCCGGGCCACGAAAGGCCATACCGTGTGTATCACTCCGGAGACACGCTTTGGTACGAAGGCATGGTCGAATTACTACGGCCGTTTCAGGTCGATATAGCCTTCCTGCCCATCAATGGCAATAAGCCCGAACGACGGGTAGCCGGTAATCTGGACGCGGATGAAGCCGCCCGACTCGGGAAAGAAATTGGCGCTAGGCTCGTGATACCGCATCATTACGACCTGTTTGCCTTCAACACAGCTGACCCGGCTGATTTTGTGCGTGTTTGTCAGCAATACGATACGCCTTATCGGGTGATGCAGTTGGGCGAGCGCGTAAGCCTGAGTCGGTAGAAGCCGAATTGCGCCGACTTTGGTCTGTAAGACAATATCCATCATGAAAAACGCCTTCTTTTTACTTCTGGGTCTGGCCGTTGTTGCGCCTGCATTGGCTCAACCAGGTTCATCGCCGTCAGGTATGCCGAATTTTAAGGTTCAGGTGGTTGATAATCAGATTAGTATTGGGTATGGGCTGGCTATTGGCGATGTAGACGGCGATGGTCAATCTGATATACTGCTGGCCGATCAGAAAGAGTTTGTCTGGTATAAAAATCCGGGCACTCGCATGGCAGGCGATACCTCTGCCCGATGGAAACGGTACGTGATGGCTGCAAACCTGACTCCGCAGGACAACGTGTGCATAACTGCCCGCGATCTGGATGGTGATGGGCGCGTGGAAGTTGCTGTGGGCGCTGGCTGGAACCCTGCCGAAACCGACGACAGTACGAAATCGGGGGCCGTTTTTTATCTGGTTCGACCCCAGGACCCTACTCAGCGCTGGGAACCGATTCGACTGCCGCACGAGGTAACTACTCACCGAATGCGCTGGGCAAAAGTGGGGAAGACCTATCAATTGATCGTAGTGCCGCTGCATGGCTTGCATAATCGGAATGGGAACGGGCAGGGCGTCCGAATCTGGGGATACGAACTTCCGAAAAACCCGCGCGATAGCTGGAAACGGCATCTGGTTGACTCGACCATGCACCTGACGCATAACTTTGAAATCTGGGAAGATGGCGATGCCACAGGGCTCATTGTAGCGGGAAAAGAAGGTGGGCAGATTTTTGAATGGCGGAAGAACAAATGGCGTCCGGTCGATGATGAAGGGGCCAGTAATGCGTTACCACTCCTGAATAAAGGTGTAGACGGTATCGGTGAAATCCGACGAATGGATAAGGGGAAATCGATTGCAACAATTCAGCCTATGCACGGTAATCTGCTCCAGGTTGAAACGGGGGCTTATTCGGTTCAGAAAGGCAGAAAAGCCGTTACAGACAAGCAAATCAACGTACTCACCGACATATTCAACCAGGGCCATGCGCTGGTTTGTGGCGATTTTCTGGGAATAGGCAGCGACCAGATTGTAGCAGGCTGGCGTAATCCAAATGCCGAAAAGAAAGTTGGCGTTCGACTATACAAACCGCAGGAACAGGATAATGTAGGGGGATATCCTATCGACGATAGTGTGCGGATGGCCTGCGAAGACATTCAAGCCGCTGACCTGGACGGCGATGGTGACTTAGATCTTATTGCATCGGGCCGAGCAACGCTCAATGTACTGATCTACTGGAATCAGTTAAAACGTTGATTGGAAAGATGCTCAATGTTTGTCTGGCAGGCTGACAGTCGTACCCATTTACACTGAAAACGAGGTAGAGCCTGGATTGTAAAAGGCGATGAAACGAATTGCACTGGTCGTACTGGTTCTGTTGATAGGGTGGGTACTCGTTGATGTATATAGGCCCTTCAAGGTTGATTTACGTCATTTTGACCCGGCCGATGTAGCCCGGCTTGACACCGATATGTGGCGATCCTACTACGAGCGGCATCCCTTAAGACTCTTCTGGCAATCGGCCGAGTTGGTACGAAGACAGGTACACGCCCCATTCTGGCGTTCGTTTGTGATTGCCTATCACGCAGCCAAAGCTGCGTTTGTATTTAAAGATGGAAAAAGTAGAGCTGATTACAACCGCGCCCTACCTGACCTGGAAGCGTTTTATGGAGCTATTAGCGCTATCAGTAAACAACCATTCAATATAGATCAAACAGCCCGCCATGAACTGGAATGGTGGATTATCCGCCGGGAGCGGGAACATTATCCACCCGTTGAATGGGCCCGACTTCAGGCACAGACGGTGGCTAATCTTTACCAGATTCCGGTGGATCGTTGTGCCGAATATGGTCGGCTGCGTACCGAAGCTATGTTGTTTCGGGATCACCAGGGCGAGGCAATCACTGAGGCCGACTGGCAGAAAATTCAGAACTTACTGAACCAGGCATGGCGTTCGTTGGCGAAAGCGGTATCAGGAAACTGACCTTCCTGATACATTCAGTGCTCATCCGTAACTCTATCGCAGATAGGCACTGAGCAGATGTTAAGCGTGATTGACCTGCCCCGCCAGCAGTTTTAGTCCCGCCGAAAGAGCCTCCAGCCGCGTCGCCATGTCGCCTTCCGAGCCCATCATTGTACTGAACTCAGACGTTTGAGTCGCCAGCGTGTTCAATAGATGGCAAAGCTCGTCACTATTTACAGACTCCATTAGCAGTTGTTCTTTCACCTGCTCAAGCGTTTGGGCAATAGGGCCAGCGTTATCGGCCTGATGGAGTTGAGTCAGCCATTGATCAATAACGTTGGAACCATCCTGGGGCGTGGTGGAACCCGATTCGCTTTCCAGAACGGTCATGGTCGAATCGAGCAGTTCGGAGGCATCTTCGTGCGTAAACATATCAGATCTGGTTAGTAAAGTTGCGGAGCACTGTGGCTAGTTGTTGGAGCTGAGGCACGGCGGCTCTGTCGACTGAAGGCTCATGCGACAGAATCATCATGTGGCTGGACATGTTAAAAAGCCATTGGCGTACTTTTTCGCCATCCACATGGCCTGATTTTAAGTGATCGCGCAGGGCCGTAATTTCCCCTAGAATGCGTTCGGTACCTACATTACCGGGGAGTGCATTGCGCCAGCCTTCGAGTAGTAAAATCCCTTGGTCAGCCGTAATGGTAGCGTGTGTTCCATCGCCGAATGCACCTAATGTATCAATCAGCATCCGGTGTTCGAGTGTTGTTTCTGTTGCTTCCATCTGTAGTCTTGTTTATGGTGGTGGCAGGTTTAAAGTATCACTACTAACCTGGCTTATAGTGAGTCCGTTTCAGTGGTTAACTGGCTTGGTCGCCGTAATGACGTAAAATTTTAGACAGGCTTTCCAGGCCACCCGTCCAGGTTCCTTCTGCGTTTTCATCTTCGGCTATGGCCTGTGCTTTGTCGGCCAGGCTACCCATTAGCTGTCGGATATATACTGTATCGGGCGACGTATCCTGCAATGCCGTACGCAACTCAGTAAGTTGACCCGTAAGCTGGTTCATATTGGGGTCGCCCTGCAAGGCTTGCAACCAACCATCAATCAGCATGATACCCTGATCGGAAGAGATAGGCTGGCTATTGTTGCGGAACATAGCGAGTGTATTGTCGAGCATACTCGCTTCCCATTGATTCGATCCTAGCATAGTGAAAATGGTTAAATGGTTTTACGGTATTCCGTTTACAGTGGTTGATGCAGCAGTCTCTTGCACCAACCACTGTAAACGGTTAATCTATCTTGTTTCAACCACCTGAACACCTGCCAGCTTACGCAGTGTAGTAGCCAAGTCTTCCAGTTTGGAAGCAGTTTGTTCCTGCATGTGTGAACCCTGAGCAATCAACGAGGTTGAATCCGCAAGGTCTAACAGTAAAGCCCGCACCTGGTCTGGATCAGGATGATTCAGTTGGAGCTGGTCTCGTAGGGCCGTCAGTTTTTCTTCGATGAGCGTTGTTCGCTCATTACCCTGAATTACTTTCAGCCAACCGTCAATGAGTTCGACACGTCCGGGAGTAGACGTTAAAATGGAATTATGTTCGTCAGTAAGGCTATCTGTTCGCTCAAATAACCGCTGATCCAATGCGTGAGAAACCATATTGCTTGAATGTTAGCAACAGGCCGGGCGACTATGTAGGC
This window of the Spirosoma aerolatum genome carries:
- a CDS encoding lytic transglycosylase domain-containing protein, producing the protein MAKLSLIVAAGLVGVTLTFSSAVAQTNSLLALNVAAPVKALATHLKGSSIDENPVHFCGEIIPTNQPAIVQRWIRTLNQQASYAEDLTILKRRAAVVFPLIEPILKQYRIPSDFKFLPLLESAVTNHAVSRKGAAGFWQLMPQTAQSLGLSVSHRRDERFNLVKATHAACRYINDLYDQLGSWMLVATAYNAGPNYIQQLSRQHPNVHPMALPYRAAETKAYLYQTVAIKELLTRPQNYRDRLSSRHLAALSDGLEAIASAERATILSSFDIDEKTFESLASNRLSTTGEDDGPVFVTDSTTNVVLLTDDEEPETDLKPETSETTEQPVASAGKIVSPSTSVIRLVTRSLSEGPLTEGQLCMFQVVQPVTLNGRTFAVGDLIQAHIEIIDPGSGRVFLRTDRLTSAQTQQVSPLKLVATEQPKQPGVSRPSRLDGWQLTWEEL
- a CDS encoding homoserine kinase, coding for MDSIRVFAPATVANVACGFDIFGFAVDNPGDQITLTISEEPGVRITDILGDEGRLPREASRNTAGISIQTYLNHINRTDLGLDIVLHKQMPLGSGLGSSAASAVAGVFAVNELLGRPLPVMKLLPFAMEGERIACGSAHADNVGPSLLGGFVVVRSYQPLDVIRIDTPANLYCTLVHPDIEVNTKDARFILKNEVSLKNTITQMGNVAGLIAGLMTPDYDLISRSLVDVIIEPVRSILIPEFNEAKQAALDNGALGCSISGSGPSMFALSRDAQTAEQIGAAMQQAFLSVGITSEAYVSEINKLGPKVLND
- a CDS encoding Crp/Fnr family transcriptional regulator, whose translation is MSERVDEWVAEELSLIRSFARPLFKSVTQFTTNWLTESRILQDMEKLFCQLGVLVKLTPEAQAALGRLFTPEAIAKHDFFVRAGDTTHSVAFVMSGIFRCFATSPDGVEYNKTFFIENDLMGIYYALLLNRPSPLSVQALTPCSVLIADFRQIEALYDEHPTLERLARKQAEHLFLIKEQREIDLVMLDAKARYEKFQRNFPAIEQAVPQYHIASHLGITPTQLSRIRADR
- a CDS encoding darcynin family protein → MTTYTISVLYRALPAWLKLTRAERNAIFTAEVTPVLAKYQSQVTTRLFDAEAFHARVSDVLLISCMDLRHYYFLIESLRDTSLFGEPYIELIDVIVSVEDGFREFEASQPRHETNQ
- a CDS encoding SDR family oxidoreductase; the encoded protein is MKLTNKTILITGGTSGVGLALLHSLYGRGNRLIVIGRNEKRMAELRDGYPAVTFIRCNLAVSSEVADLIQTVQERFPDCSVLINNAGIQFNYLLGDDALGQSRIGSEIQINLTTAIQLCDALLPQLRQQPEAAIVNITSGLGISPKRSAPVYSATKAGLQVFTKALRYQLEDSTVQVVDVVLPLVDTPMTTGRGRGKISPEQVADELIRGVEHGRKVVNVGRVKLFRIIHRLVPGLADRMLKNG
- a CDS encoding SDR family NAD(P)-dependent oxidoreductase, which encodes MKSLSKTILITGVSTGIGYGAAKHFIERGYTVFGSVRNAQDGDRLKAEFGSPFEPLVFDVTDSEAVSNAADYLTQRLAGSGLGGLVNNAGVAFGGPVQYQPMDVFRQHFDVNVVGLVQVTQAFLPLLGARPDHPVQPGRILNISSVNGEVAIPFMSAYVGSKFAVEGFSHSLRRELALFGIKVIIVGPGAVKTPIWSKGTDMRAYQATPYYPAMQWFLKQVETSEANGFSVDYLGERIVAIHEAARPKIRYAIVPNKLIGWLIPRLPARLVDWIVERISGLKK
- a CDS encoding MBL fold metallo-hydrolase; this encodes MLKPAFQKDNALLADIEIAREQPDALHIWWLGQSGFLLQYAGKQLLFDPYLSDSLSRKYANTDKPHVRISELVIKPDMLTGVNVVTSSHNHTDHLDAETLLPLIQANPAIQLVIPEANRAFIADRLQCDVAWPIGLIDGQSVSVEGFVLHGVPAAHNELERDIEGRPKFMGYVVEIGPGHERPYRVYHSGDTLWYEGMVELLRPFQVDIAFLPINGNKPERRVAGNLDADEAARLGKEIGARLVIPHHYDLFAFNTADPADFVRVCQQYDTPYRVMQLGERVSLSR
- a CDS encoding FG-GAP repeat domain-containing protein gives rise to the protein MKNAFFLLLGLAVVAPALAQPGSSPSGMPNFKVQVVDNQISIGYGLAIGDVDGDGQSDILLADQKEFVWYKNPGTRMAGDTSARWKRYVMAANLTPQDNVCITARDLDGDGRVEVAVGAGWNPAETDDSTKSGAVFYLVRPQDPTQRWEPIRLPHEVTTHRMRWAKVGKTYQLIVVPLHGLHNRNGNGQGVRIWGYELPKNPRDSWKRHLVDSTMHLTHNFEIWEDGDATGLIVAGKEGGQIFEWRKNKWRPVDDEGASNALPLLNKGVDGIGEIRRMDKGKSIATIQPMHGNLLQVETGAYSVQKGRKAVTDKQINVLTDIFNQGHALVCGDFLGIGSDQIVAGWRNPNAEKKVGVRLYKPQEQDNVGGYPIDDSVRMACEDIQAADLDGDGDLDLIASGRATLNVLIYWNQLKR